CGGGGGGACAGCACGACGCGCAGGGAAGACGGTCATCGCGACCTCCGGCAAAAGGTCTCTCTAGTTGTGGTTTCACTACGGTACGTGGTTGAGCGGGTACTCAAGAAGGAGTGACCGGGGAGTGAGTGGGGATGAAAGCCGCATTCACGACCCGCCTCTTTTGTCAGATGGTGCTACCTGACTGACTACGCTGACCATTGTGGCCCATTACGTGGACAGCGAGGTTGGAAGACTCGTCACAGTGCTCCTCCACCGCCCCGGGCCTGAACTGGCGCGGTTGACCCCCCGAAACAGCGACTCGCTCCTCTTCGACGCGATCCCCTGGGTGGGCCGCGCGCAGGAGGAGCACGACGCCTTCGCGGGCGCCCTCCGCAACCGCGGCGTGGAGGTGCTCTACCTCAGCGCGCTGCTCTCCGAGACCCTCGCGGTCGGCGAGGCGCGGGCCGAGCTGACCGGCCTGGTGCTCGCCGACCCCCGGCTCGGCGACACCCTGCGCCGCCGCGTCTCCGACCACCTGACCTACCTGGACCCGGCGGGACTGTCCGATGTACTCATCGCCGGGCTCGCACACGAGGAGCTGCGCGGCCGCACCGACGGCCTGGTCTACGCCCTGATGGACCAGCACGAGTTCATCATCGACCCGCTGCCCAACCTCCTGTTCACCCGCGACTCGTCGGCCTGGGTGCGGGACCGGGCCGCGGTCAGCAGCCTCGCGATGCCGGCCCGCCGGCGGGAGACCACGCTCCTGCACACGATCTACCGGTACCACCCGCGCTTCGCCGGTACCGACTTCGTTTACGAGCCCACCCTCGAACCGGTGGAAGGCGGCGACGTCCTGCTGCTGGCGCCGGGGGTGATCGCGGTCGGCGTGGGGGAGCGGACCACACCGGCCGGCGCCGAGCGCCTGGCCCGCCGGATCTTCGCGGACGGGCTCGCCCACACGATCCTCGTGGTGCCGATCGCCCAGGAGCGGGCCACCATGCACCTCGACACCATCGTGACCATGGTGGACGTCGACGCGGTGCTGATGTACCCGAACGTGGCCGACGCGCTCGTGGCGTACACAGTGGTGGCCGGCGAGGACGGCGAGCCGCAGGTGGACGGCCCGGCGCCGTTTCTGCGGGCCGCGGCCGACGCGATGGACCTCGACGCGCTCCGGGTCATCGACACCGGGCTCGACCCGGTCACCGCCGAGCGGGAGCAGTGGGACGACGGCAACAACACCCTCGCCATCGAGCCGCGCCTGTGCGTCGCCTACGAGCGCAACGTCGAGACGAACGCCCAGCTCGAACGGGCGGGCATCGAGGTGATCCCGATCCCCGGCTCCGAGCTGGGCTCCGGCCGCGGTGGCCCGCGGTGCATGTCCTGCCCGATGGTCCGCGACCCGCTCAAAACCGGGGCGTGAGAGCCGGCGGGCCGGCAGCGCTCAGCGCAGGGTGAGCTGGCGGCCCAGCAGGCCCTGCTTGGCGCGGCGGGCGGCCGCGTCCAGCTGGCTGTCGTCGGCGAGCGCGTCGGCGTACCGCTTGGCGAAGTCAGCCACCGGCGCCTCCCACTCGGCCGCCTCCGGGTCGCGGGGGATGTCCCACACCGGCACGAGGCGGCCGTGGGCGCGGAACATGCCGGCGAACTTGGTGCCTTCACCCAGCAGCAGCTCACCCGTGCCGGCGAGCCGGGCGAGGGCGTTGAGAGCGGCGTCCTCGTCGTCCGGCAGCACCCAGCGCACGTGGCCCTTTTCCGGCACCCGGCACCAATACGCCGCCTTGGCCGCCGCCAGCCGCACGGTCGGGTAGATCGACGCGTTGGCCCGCTCCAGCGACGCCTTGACGTTCGGGTCCTCGGCCGCGTCGGCGTCCAGCCAGAACTCGAACGTGTCGTGCATGCTCACGTCGAGCGCGCCGTCGACCAGGATGTCCTGCAGGCGCGGGCCCTCGCCGGGCAGGGCCGGCACGGCGACCGTGCCACCCGGCTCGGTCTCCAGCGCGGAGAGCAGGGCCACCGCGAGGTCGCGGGAGATGTCGCCGGACTGCACGTGACGCTGGAGCCCGACGAAGACCCGACCGTCCGGCTTGGTCATCGCCGGCCACGCCATCGGCAGCACCGTGGCAAGGGTGACGGTCCGGTCGCCGTACTTTTCCACCAGCTCGGGAGTGAGCCGCAGGGGCGCCGACGCGGCGGGCACAAGCTCGCGCAGTGCGATCCACTCGGCCTCGTCGGCCAGGCCCTCGAAGGGGCGGGGCACGAAGACGTCACGCAGCTTCTGGCGCTTGGGAGCCGCCTCGGCGGACCGGGAGTTCTTCCGACGCTTACTCACTCTGCCTCCGGGTTCGCTCGCTCACAGCGCCCCAGCCTAGGCTCTACGCGCGCGACGTGGGGGCAAAGGCGCGTCCGATCACGGACTTTCCCGCCGTTCGTGGTCGAAAGTGCCCGACAGCTCCGCCCAGACGCTCTGCCCCAGGCCGTCGCGGTCGACGCCCCACCGGTCGGAGAGGGCGGCCACGATGCTCAGACCGCGCCCGTCGATGGCGTCGGTCGGGATCGCCCGGATGCGCGGCTGCTCGGCGGTCGCCCCGCCGTCGGTGACCCGCACCTCCACCGTGTCGTGCTCGATCCCCGCGTCGGCGGGGCGCAGGCGCCAGGCCACCCGGATCACGCCACCGGGCAGCGGGCTCGCGTGGCGCACCGCATTGCCCACCAGCTCGGCCAGCACGGC
The window above is part of the Phytohabitans houttuyneae genome. Proteins encoded here:
- a CDS encoding arginine deiminase codes for the protein MVAHYVDSEVGRLVTVLLHRPGPELARLTPRNSDSLLFDAIPWVGRAQEEHDAFAGALRNRGVEVLYLSALLSETLAVGEARAELTGLVLADPRLGDTLRRRVSDHLTYLDPAGLSDVLIAGLAHEELRGRTDGLVYALMDQHEFIIDPLPNLLFTRDSSAWVRDRAAVSSLAMPARRRETTLLHTIYRYHPRFAGTDFVYEPTLEPVEGGDVLLLAPGVIAVGVGERTTPAGAERLARRIFADGLAHTILVVPIAQERATMHLDTIVTMVDVDAVLMYPNVADALVAYTVVAGEDGEPQVDGPAPFLRAAADAMDLDALRVIDTGLDPVTAEREQWDDGNNTLAIEPRLCVAYERNVETNAQLERAGIEVIPIPGSELGSGRGGPRCMSCPMVRDPLKTGA
- a CDS encoding DUF5926 family protein codes for the protein MSKRRKNSRSAEAAPKRQKLRDVFVPRPFEGLADEAEWIALRELVPAASAPLRLTPELVEKYGDRTVTLATVLPMAWPAMTKPDGRVFVGLQRHVQSGDISRDLAVALLSALETEPGGTVAVPALPGEGPRLQDILVDGALDVSMHDTFEFWLDADAAEDPNVKASLERANASIYPTVRLAAAKAAYWCRVPEKGHVRWVLPDDEDAALNALARLAGTGELLLGEGTKFAGMFRAHGRLVPVWDIPRDPEAAEWEAPVADFAKRYADALADDSQLDAAARRAKQGLLGRQLTLR
- a CDS encoding ATP-binding protein is translated as MVSMALAERAWCVVIPHHPRGARIARQRLTNELRGAVHPSLLADAVAVLAELVGNAVRHASPLPGGVIRVAWRLRPADAGIEHDTVEVRVTDGGATAEQPRIRAIPTDAIDGRGLSIVAALSDRWGVDRDGLGQSVWAELSGTFDHERRESP